Proteins found in one Methylobacter sp. S3L5C genomic segment:
- the nirJ gene encoding heme d1 biosynthesis radical SAM protein NirJ produces the protein MFRLSQYMRELITPTPLKPARKPAAPVVIWNLIRRCNLTCKHCYTTSANIDFPGELTTPQIYTVMDDLKAFKVPVLILSGGEPLLHPDIFAISRRAKDMGFYVALSSNGTKISAENIDEIAAIDYQYIGVSLDGIKDTHDQFRRVKGSFDEALRGVHLCLDKGIKVGIRFTLTQDNAMDFPALLQLMDDNDIDKFYLSHLNYGGRGNRNRKDDAHFEMTRDAMDLMFQTCYDWLKAGKDREFVTGNNDADAVYFLHWVTKHFPDKAEHIKAKLEQWGGNASGVNVANIDNLGNVHPDTFWWHYDLGNVKDRPFSEIWMDTSDPLMAGLKQIPRPLEGRCGTCHYQAICNGNTRVRAAQTTSNYWAEDPGCYLSELEISAPY, from the coding sequence ATGTTTAGATTAAGCCAATACATGCGGGAACTGATAACCCCGACACCCTTGAAACCAGCGCGCAAGCCGGCAGCTCCGGTGGTCATCTGGAATTTAATCCGCCGCTGTAATCTTACCTGCAAGCACTGTTACACCACCTCGGCCAATATTGATTTTCCCGGTGAATTAACTACCCCACAAATCTATACGGTCATGGATGATCTAAAGGCGTTTAAGGTGCCGGTATTGATTTTGTCCGGTGGCGAGCCGTTATTACATCCTGATATATTCGCTATTTCCCGTCGAGCCAAAGATATGGGCTTTTATGTTGCCCTGTCCAGTAACGGCACTAAAATCTCGGCTGAAAATATTGATGAAATAGCGGCTATTGATTATCAATATATTGGCGTAAGTCTGGATGGCATCAAAGATACTCATGACCAATTTCGGCGGGTAAAAGGTTCTTTTGATGAAGCGCTGCGCGGCGTGCATTTGTGTCTGGATAAAGGGATTAAGGTGGGTATTCGCTTTACCTTAACGCAGGATAATGCGATGGATTTTCCGGCTCTTTTGCAATTAATGGACGATAACGATATCGACAAATTTTATTTGTCACATTTAAATTATGGCGGTCGTGGCAACAGAAATCGTAAAGACGACGCGCATTTTGAAATGACCCGTGATGCCATGGATTTGATGTTTCAAACTTGTTATGACTGGCTTAAAGCAGGTAAGGACAGGGAATTTGTTACCGGCAATAATGATGCCGATGCGGTTTATTTTTTGCATTGGGTTACCAAACATTTCCCGGATAAAGCTGAACATATCAAAGCCAAATTGGAACAATGGGGCGGTAATGCTTCCGGTGTTAATGTTGCCAATATCGATAACCTGGGCAACGTGCATCCTGATACCTTTTGGTGGCATTACGATTTGGGCAATGTAAAGGATCGCCCGTTTTCAGAAATATGGATGGATACCTCAGATCCGTTAATGGCCGGATTAAAACAAATTCCAAGGCCACTGGAAGGCCGTTGTGGAACTTGTCATTATCAAGCTATCTGTAATGGCAATACCCGTGTCAGAGCCGCACAAACCACATCAAACTACTGGGCAGAAGATCCCGGTTGTTATTTGTCAGAGCTTGAGATATCGGCACCTTACTAA
- a CDS encoding MBL fold metallo-hydrolase, translated as MSKLIYPIIGLTLTVVGCASLNPQPLQSSAKALDVVNIRTIEYSGAGRWYQFGQAPNPTLPWPQFEVSSFKADINYVTAAARVQITRSQTIESGRLRPAPVEQKVDQYISGTTAWNLIRPANAPQSATPTATSQPIAVEERTAEIWSTPQGFLRAALANNAATKPIKGGNEVSFKIGDKYRFVGYINVNNQVVSVKTWIDNPVLGDTLVETNYSDYQDFDGVQFPVHIVRTQGGYPVLDINVSSVKVNPPAEFSVPKEIANANLSVKVKADKLADGVYYLTGGTHHSVAIEQSDHVVIVEAPQNEERSLAVIAKVKEIIPNKPIKFLVNTHAHFDHAGGLRTFVDEGSTIVTHQDNQPYFQKVWAQPRTLNPDRLAHSKKPAAFKTFTDKYVLSDGNRSIEIYPIAGNGHNDAFALVYLPTEKILIEADAYTPTAPNAPQSAKPNPYTVNLYENVQQLKLDVKQIAALHGPNVVTLDNLRTAITVR; from the coding sequence ATGAGTAAATTGATATATCCAATTATTGGCCTGACCCTGACAGTTGTCGGGTGTGCTTCCCTAAATCCGCAACCACTTCAGTCATCGGCAAAGGCGTTAGATGTTGTCAACATAAGAACCATTGAATATTCAGGAGCGGGACGTTGGTATCAGTTTGGCCAAGCCCCGAATCCTACATTGCCTTGGCCACAGTTCGAAGTCAGCAGTTTTAAAGCTGACATCAATTATGTTACGGCTGCCGCCCGCGTACAAATCACCCGTAGTCAAACCATAGAATCAGGCCGCTTGCGTCCGGCACCGGTAGAACAGAAAGTTGATCAGTACATCAGCGGTACTACTGCCTGGAATCTGATACGCCCTGCCAATGCGCCTCAAAGTGCTACGCCAACAGCAACGTCACAGCCAATTGCCGTTGAGGAACGCACGGCGGAAATATGGTCAACACCGCAAGGTTTTTTGAGAGCAGCACTGGCTAATAATGCGGCCACAAAGCCAATCAAAGGAGGTAACGAAGTGTCATTTAAAATTGGCGACAAGTACCGTTTCGTGGGTTACATTAATGTCAATAATCAAGTTGTGAGTGTCAAAACATGGATCGATAATCCAGTGCTGGGCGACACTCTTGTCGAAACCAACTACTCTGATTACCAAGACTTTGACGGCGTGCAATTTCCGGTGCACATCGTTCGCACCCAAGGTGGATATCCCGTGTTGGACATAAATGTGTCGTCGGTGAAAGTTAATCCTCCTGCTGAATTTTCTGTGCCTAAGGAAATCGCCAACGCCAACTTGTCCGTTAAGGTTAAAGCCGACAAGCTTGCCGATGGCGTCTACTACCTTACCGGCGGCACTCATCATAGTGTCGCGATTGAGCAGAGCGACCACGTCGTTATTGTCGAAGCGCCTCAAAACGAGGAGCGTTCGCTTGCCGTTATTGCTAAAGTTAAGGAAATCATTCCCAACAAACCGATCAAGTTTCTGGTTAACACACATGCGCATTTCGACCACGCTGGCGGCTTACGAACCTTTGTGGATGAAGGCTCAACTATCGTGACACATCAGGATAATCAGCCGTATTTTCAGAAAGTCTGGGCACAACCCAGGACACTGAATCCTGATCGACTCGCCCATTCCAAAAAGCCGGCAGCATTTAAAACCTTCACCGATAAATACGTTCTGTCAGACGGCAATCGTTCGATCGAGATTTATCCGATTGCCGGTAATGGCCACAATGATGCCTTTGCATTGGTTTACTTGCCAACCGAAAAGATATTGATCGAAGCTGATGCCTATACGCCGACCGCGCCGAATGCTCCCCAGTCTGCGAAACCGAATCCTTATACAGTAAATTTGTATGAGAATGTCCAGCAACTCAAACTGGATGTAAAACAGATTGCGGCCTTACACGGCCCCAATGTCGTTACGCTTGATAATCTCCGCACCGCTATTACCGTCAGATAG
- a CDS encoding nidogen-like domain-containing protein codes for MIQLKKTAKIALLTTDSASNNTAQVSHRAKLWGAPAIAFMLSALVAPISANATALLTLADGSFGTLAMGKNDDGSSSQLNLPFAINFYGNIFNNFYINNNGNITFKNTLGSFTPRSFPISSQPTIAPYWADVDTRCSSCGDVYVGAVNANTTIVTWSDVGYYSAQSDKTNNFQLALRNQLNGNFDIEFRYDRLEWTTGGASGGTDGLGGIPAQAGFDAGDNVNFFVLPDSFTNNILNIASTTNVANGTPGLWSFSIVNGQTPGTTPENPLLPVIIDSSYTFDFNVQENQQVFIDPAVAIGYDYQVQSGPNIASVLFPANIGDGNYDLYLWNNLDYIFATAITGGSNYRFADGGVNRFRVLGIETTAELDPNNVRAFITGLTFTAPGTISMSQTPIVSQVPIPAAAWLFASGLLGLGALRKKAQA; via the coding sequence ATGATTCAATTAAAAAAAACAGCAAAAATAGCTTTGTTGACTACTGATTCAGCATCGAATAATACAGCTCAAGTATCACACAGAGCTAAACTTTGGGGCGCACCAGCCATTGCATTTATGCTTTCGGCTTTAGTTGCCCCTATTTCTGCTAACGCTACTGCATTACTCACGTTAGCGGACGGTTCGTTTGGCACTCTGGCTATGGGAAAAAATGATGACGGCTCAAGCTCACAGCTAAATCTGCCATTTGCAATCAATTTCTATGGAAATATATTTAATAACTTTTACATTAATAATAATGGAAATATAACATTTAAAAATACATTAGGGAGTTTCACCCCGAGATCCTTTCCTATTAGCTCACAACCGACAATCGCGCCTTATTGGGCAGATGTTGATACTAGATGTTCAAGCTGTGGAGATGTTTACGTAGGAGCAGTGAACGCAAACACGACCATCGTAACCTGGAGTGATGTGGGTTATTACAGTGCACAAAGTGATAAAACCAATAATTTTCAGTTGGCTTTGCGAAACCAATTGAACGGTAACTTTGACATAGAATTTCGCTACGACCGTCTTGAGTGGACAACGGGTGGGGCTAGCGGTGGCACAGATGGTCTAGGCGGGATTCCAGCTCAAGCAGGTTTTGATGCTGGCGATAACGTTAACTTCTTTGTTTTGCCCGACTCATTTACAAATAACATTCTAAATATTGCCAGTACCACAAATGTCGCTAATGGTACCCCAGGTTTATGGTCTTTTAGCATCGTAAATGGTCAAACTCCTGGCACGACCCCAGAAAATCCCTTACTACCTGTTATAATTGATAGCTCTTACACCTTTGATTTCAACGTCCAAGAAAATCAGCAAGTTTTTATCGATCCCGCAGTAGCAATTGGTTACGACTATCAAGTTCAATCTGGACCGAATATTGCCTCTGTACTTTTTCCAGCTAATATAGGCGATGGAAACTATGATCTGTATTTATGGAATAACCTCGATTACATATTTGCAACAGCCATAACCGGCGGATCCAATTATAGGTTTGCAGATGGTGGTGTGAATCGCTTTAGGGTTCTGGGAATTGAAACCACAGCCGAACTAGATCCAAACAACGTAAGAGCTTTTATCACCGGCTTAACCTTTACTGCACCAGGCACCATAAGCATGTCGCAGACCCCGATTGTCAGCCAAGTACCTATTCCAGCGGCAGCTTGGTTATTTGCATCCGGTTTATTAGGTTTAGGTGCTTTACGTAAAAAGGCTCAAGCGTAA